One window from the genome of Podospora pseudocomata strain CBS 415.72m chromosome 6, whole genome shotgun sequence encodes:
- the ARC15 gene encoding arp2/3 complex subunit (COG:Z; BUSCO:EOG09264V51; EggNog:ENOG503P59R), whose product MSIIQQHTESSLTDAWRTINIDALDPDSSQNFPLSTLHPPQPEFSDQDARNLQSQIRQLLQAGDAEGALRSALENPIYNAPDLAKETHLQTVIEVLQRIKVNEMTPLLQKIYNDDRGSESLDVLMKYLYKGMAATSSGISSQHTGNGPRTPTKLMTPQATGFTQIGNRSGITSGDSTGAAMSVLLSWHEKVVDVAGLGCIGRVMTDFRRV is encoded by the exons ATGTCTATtatccaacaacacaccGAGTCCTCGCTCACCGATGCCTGGcgcaccatcaacatcgaTGCCCTCGACCCCGACTCCTCCCAGAACTTCCCtctctccaccctccaccctccccagcccgAATTCTCCGACCAAGACGCCCGCAACCTCCAGTCTCAGatccgccagctcctccaagcgGGCGATGCCGAGGGCGCGCTGCGGTCGGCTCTCGAGAATCCAATTTACAATGCTCCAGATCTGGCCAAGGAAACGCATCTGCAGACCGTCATCGAGGTGCTGCAAAGGATCAAGGTGAACGAGATGACGCCTCTTTTGCAAAAGATCTACAATGATGATAGGGGTAGCGAGAGCTTGGACGTGTTGATGAAGTACTT GTACAAGGGTATGGCGGCCACGTCGAGCGGTATCTCCAGCCAGCACACCGGCAACGGCCCGAGAACACCAACCAAGTTGATGACGCCCCAGGCAACGGGGTTCACTCAGATTGGCAACAGGTCCGGGATAACATCCGGAGACTCCACCGGCGCCGCCATGAGCGTCTTGCTTAGTTGGCatgagaaggtggtggatgtggccGGGCTGGGGTGCATTGGGAGAGTCATGACTGATTTCCGGAGGGTATAA
- a CDS encoding hypothetical protein (COG:G; COG:O; EggNog:ENOG503NVTF) has protein sequence MEQDPRSYPVAILPGGDAPEVHQHQTQAYFKSYEQQQPYYQNQYPQSHTILGAEDPVEPKEKRICGVRLSILFFVTTGLLFLVIAALALVGGLLGSKISSLETSYPALASNVAAIAGGSTSGGNDQIAPIDDNTSTGTETPPPSQTSSAPVSYSTNVVVDGYRYVGCYYDDTQRLLIDQPAKGNSSMTNLMCSRICAGFKYFGTEIGIDCYCGNRIEERTPSAKANEWDCSVKCPGNNRGRKEVCGGDWSMSIWEKTD, from the exons ATGGAACAGGATCCTAGAAGT TATCCCGTAGCTATTCTTCCAGGGGGCGATGCTCCTGAGgtccaccaacaccaaacccaaGCATATTTCAAGTCATacgaacagcagcagccatacTACCAAAATCAGTACCCGCAGTCCCACACCATTCTCGGCGCTGAGGACCCCGTCGAGCCCAAGGAAAAGAGGATATGCGGTGTTCGACTGAGcattctcttcttcgtcaccaCGGGACTACTGTTCCTTGTCATTGCGGCGCTAGCTTTGGTTGGAGGCTTACTGGGAAGCAAGATCTCCTCGCTCGAGACATCGTACCCAGCACTCGCCAGTAATGTCGCCGCGATAGCCGGAGGGAGCACAAGTGGCGGGAACGACCAGATTGCACCCATCGACGACAATACCAGCACCGGTACCGaaacaccgccgccatcgcaAACAAGCAGTGCGCCGGTATCTTACTCGACCAatgtcgttgttgatggctACCGCTATGTTGGCTGCTATTACGACGATACCCAGCGCCTGCTGATTGACCAGCCGGCAAAGGGGAACAGCTCCATGACGAACCTTATGTGCTCTCGCATCTGCGCGGGCTTCAAATACTTCGGCACTGAGATTGGCATCGATTGCTACTGTGGCAACAGAATAGAGGAGCGCACTCCTAGTGCCAAAGCAAACGAGTGGGATTGCAGCGTCAAGTGCCCAGGCAACAATAGGGGGAGGAAAGAAGTGTGTGGCGGCGATTGGTCGATGAGTATCTGGGAAAAGACAGACTAG
- a CDS encoding hypothetical protein (COG:Q; EggNog:ENOG503NUGI), whose protein sequence is MRLTPFSPTALRRPLSSRLVPKIPHQKRPYAFQTSGIPTSFQVFNNRTKWLQRERAASNAEASRQADYLKDEVAMRVAERLLDVKRTFPLTLDFGAYTNSLARALTNPNPDPSQPDADIPPLATKIGKLVAADSSQKALFRDAELEFNKEINMERVVLPYEEGPLPWEDNTFDMVLSSLSMHWINDLPGVLGQINRILKPDAPFIGAMLGGDTLFELRTSLQLAEQERRGGIGVHVSPLADVKDVGGLLGKAGFKMLTVDVEDIVVEYPDTFALMEDLQAMGEGNAVLGREVGAIGKDVLLAAEGIYRELHGSKVEDGTVRLPATFRVIHMIGWKEGGDQPKPLPRGSGEINLRDVLGTK, encoded by the exons ATGCGGCTGACCCCTTTCTCCCCAACAGCCCTTCGCAGGCCACTGTCATCCCGCCTAGTCCCAAAAATCCCACACCAAAAAAGACCCTACGCCTTTCAGACCTCTGGcatccccacctccttccagGTCTTCAACAACCGCACAAAATGGCTCCAGCGCGAGCGCGCCGCCTCCAACGCTGAAGCCAGCCGACAAGCCGACTATCTGAAAGATGAAGTCGCCATGCGCGTGGCCGAACGACTCTTG GACGTAAAACGAACCTTTCCCTTGACCCTCGATTTCGGAGCCtacaccaactccctcgcccGCGCGctcacaaaccccaaccctgaCCCCTCCCAGCCCGACGCGGACATCCCACCCCTGGCCACCAAAATCGGCAAGCTCGTCGCTGCCGACTCGAGCCAAAAGGCTCTCTTCCGGGACGCGGAGCTCGAGTTCAACAAGGAGATCAACATGGAGCGTGTTGTCTTGCCGTACGAGGAGGGCCCCTTGCCGTGGGAGGACAACACGTTTGACATGGTGCTGTCAAGCCTGTCCATGCACTGGATCAATGATCTCCCTGGTGTGTTGGGGCAGATCAACCGGATTCTCAAGCCGGATGCCCCGTTTATTGGGGCCATGCTGGGGGGTGATACGCTTTTTGAGCTGAGGACTTCGTTGCAGCTGGCGGAGCAGGAAAGGAGGGGCGGGATTGGCGTTCATGTGTCGCCGTTGGCGGATGTCAAGGATGTcggggggttgctggggaaGGCAGGGTTCAAGATGTTGAcggtggatgtggaggaCATTGTGGTGGAATACCCTGATACTTTTGCGTTGATGGAGGACCTCCAGGCCATGGGAGAGGGCAATgcggtgttggggagggaggtgggtgcGATTGGAAAGGATGTTCTGCTTGCAGCGGAGGGGATATATAGGGAACTTCATGGAAGCAAGGTCGAGGACGGGACTGTGAGGCTACCGGCGACATTCAGGGTGATACACATGATTGGGTggaaagaaggaggggatcAACCAAAGCCGTTGCCGAGGGGCAGTGGAGAGATCAATCTAAGGGATGTGTTGGGGACAAAATAG
- a CDS encoding hypothetical protein (COG:U; EggNog:ENOG503NUVX) — protein MASSGPTGFLGRSSSSNANMRGLVQFIADLRNARARELEEKRINKELANIRQKFKDGNLSGYHKKKYVCKLLYIYILGWNVDFGHLEAVNLISATKYSEKQIGYLAMTLFLHEQHELLHLVVNSIRKDLMDHNELFNCLALHAIANVGGREMGEALSGEVHRLLISPTSKSFVKKKAALTLLRLYRKNPGIVQPQWAERIIHLMDDPDFGVALSVTSLVMALAQDDLEQYKGAYAKAAARLKRILIDGEYASDYLYYKVPCPWLQIKLLRLLQYFPPSEDSHVREMIRQSLQRILDLALETNKNVQQNNAQNAVLFEAINLIIHLDTEHALMKQISQRLGRFIQSRETNVRYLGLEAMTHLAARSDTTLGPIKQHQEVILGSLKDRDISVRRKGLDLLYSMCDHTNARPIVGELLHYLQNADFAIREEMVLKIAILTEKYATDVQWYVDISLRLIAMAGDHVSDEVWQRVIQIITNNEELQVYAAQNILQYCKQDHCHETLVKIGAYILGEFGHLIAEEKGCSPIEQFIALQSKLPACAPGTRGMILSCFVKYVNLFPEIKPQLVNVFNVYSHTLDPELQQRACEYLTLASMPTDDLLRTVCDEMPPFPERESALLSRLHRKHANTSDKRTWIVGGKDANSDAAELTLAKNGSLRRTFTNAGTKPNGGAAGDLLGLDMNNIGPAEAKSIPNLASAAHLSPNWEKGFNRLLLKPDGVLYEDGQLQVGVRSEYRGQMACLILYFTNKTPALVGSFTTTLDLDTSEKTNLTWDVKGLPDTTIARGAQAQQVIMFEAKKVFEKSPTIRISYLAGALQALTLKLPVTLHKFMDPAELTAEDFFKRWKQIGGAPREAQQVFGLTTAAKDQQRELTDGFIRDVIKGFRWGVLNNVDPNTKNFVGASVVHTSEGGKIGCLLRLEPNYGTQMIRLTIRATDDSVPPVILKLMEGRLAQGLSTVQERHGPPQTVSDISDSFRNIMVR, from the exons ATGGCGTCTTCAGGCCCCACGGGCTTTCTGGGCCgatccagcagcagcaatgccAATATGCGAGGACTAGTGCAGTTCATTGCCGACTTGCGCAATGCGCGTGCTCGAGAattggaagagaagagaatcAACAAGGAACTGGCCAATATCAGGCAAAAGTTCAAAG ATGGTAATCTGAGCGGGTATCACAAAAAGAAATATGTTTGCAAGCTTCTGTACATCTACATTCTGGGCTGGAACGTCGATTTTGGACACCTCGAGGCAGTCAATCTCATCTCGGCAACAAAGTACTCGGAGAAGCAGATTGGGTATTTGGCAATGACCTTGTTCTTGCACGAGCAGCACGAGCTATTACACCTGGTGGTGAACAGTATTCGGAAAGATCTGATGGACCACAACGAACTGTTCAACTGCCTTGCACTGCACGCCATTGCAAACGTGGGTGGTCGGGAGATGGGCGAGGCCCTTAGCGGAGAGGTACACAGGTTACTGATCTCACC CACCTCGAAATCTTTTGTCAAAAAGAAGGCGGCGCTTACCCTGCTCCGCTTGTACCGAAAAAATCCTGGCATCGTCCAGCCTCAATGGGCAGAGAGGATAATACATCTTATGGATGACCCGGATTTTGGCGTGGCATTATCCGTTACCTCACTGGTCATGGCTTTGGCCCAGGACGACCTCGAGCAGTACAAGGGCGCATATGCCAAGGCCGCCGCCCGCCTGAAACGGATCCTTATCGACGGGGAGTACGCCTCAGACTATCTGTACTACAAGGTGCCTTGTCCCTGGCTCCAGATCAAGCTCTTGCGACTCCTGCAGTATTTCCCACCTTCCGAGGACAGTCACGTTCGGGAGATGATCCGGCAGTCCCTTCAAAGGATATTGGACCTCGCCTTGGAAACGAACAAAAATGTACAGCAAAACAATGCGCAAAATGCTGTTCTCTTCGaagccatcaacctcatcatccacctcgaTACTGAACACGCTCTCATGAAGCAGATATCTCAGAGACTGGGGCGATTTATCCAGTCGAGGGAGACAAATGTTCGGTATCTAGGTCTTGAGGCTATGACGCACTTGGCCGCTCGATCTGACACCACACTTGGTCCCATCAAGCAACACCAGGAGGTGATTTTGGGATCTCTCAAGGACAGAGACATCAGCGTTCGACGAAAGGGCCTTGATCTCCTGTATAGCATGTGCGATCACACAAATGCACGACCAATCGTGGGCGAGCTTCTTCACTACCTTCAAAACGCCGATTTTGCAATTCGAGAAGAGATGGTGCTAAAAATCGCCATTCTGACGGAAAAGTATGCCACCGATGTCCAGTGGTATGTTGACATCTCCCTGCGTCTCATCGCCATGGCAGGAGATCATGTCAGTGATGAGGTATGGCAGCGTGTCATCCAAATTATCACCAACAACGAGGAGCTGCAAGTATATGCTGCCCAAAACATTCTTCAATACTGCAAACAAGATCACTGTCACGAGACATTGGTCAAGATTGGGGCCTACATCCTCGGAGAGTTTGGTCATTTGATTGCTGAAGAGAAGGGCTGCAGTCCGATCGAGCAGTTTATTGCATTGCAGAGCAAGCTCCCCGCCTGCGCACCAGGGACTCGTGGCATGATTCTGTCGTGTTTTGTAAAATACGTGAATCTGTTCCCCGAGATCAAGCCACAGCTCGTCAACGTCTTCAACGTCTACAGCCACACGCTTGACCCTGAACTGCAGCAAAGAGCTTGCGAATATTTGACACTGGCAAGTATGCCGACCGACGATCTTCTCCGCACTGTTTGTGATGAGATGCCACCGTTCCCAGAGCGCGAGTCGGCCTTGCTTTCCAGGCTACACCGGAAGCATGCGAACACAAGCGATAAGAGGACGTGGATCGTGGGAGGAAAGGACGCCAACTCGGACGCCGCTGAGCTCACGCTGGCCAAGAATGGAAGTCTTAGAAGGACGTTCACCAACGCCGGTACCAAGCCAAACGGGGGTGCGGCCGGCGATCTCTTAGGTCTTGACATGAACAATATTGGCCCGGCAGAGGCAAAGTCAATACCCAATCTCGCCAGTGCCGCTCACTTGTCACCCAACTGGGAGAAGGGCTTCAACCGGCTTCTTCTCAAGCCAGATGGCGTTCTTTACGAGGATGGCCAGCTCCAGGTTGGCGTGCGGTCCGAGTACCGCGGTCAGATGGCTTGCCTGATTTTGTACTTTACAAACAAGACTCCGGCTCTTGTTGGATCGTTCACCACGACGCTTGATTTGGACACGTCAGAAAAGACCAATCTGACATGGGACGTCAAGGGCCTTCCCGACACGACGATTGCACGGGGTGCTCAGGCCCAGCAGGTCATTATGTTTGAAGCCAAGAAGGTTTTCGAAAAGAGCCCAACAATCCGGATCAGCTACCTGGCCGGTGCGTTGCAGGCTCTTACCCTCAAGCTTCCTGTCACTCTCCACAAGTTCATGGATCCTGCCGAACTGACTGCTGAGGATTTCTTCAAGAGGTGGAAGCAAATCGGCGGGGCCCCTCGTGAGGCACAACAGGTGTTTGGGTTGACAACTGCTGCCAAGGACCAGCAAAGGGAACTCACCGACGGCTTCATTCGAGATGTCATCAAGGGTTTCAGGTGGGGGGTGCTGAACAATGTCGACCCTAATACCAAGAATTTTGTGGGTGCCAGCGTTGTGCACACGAGCGAGGGTGGGAAGATTGGCTGCCTGCTCAGACTGGAGCCAAACTACGGAACACAG ATGATTCGCCTTACGATCAGGGCTACTGATGACAGCGTACCGCCTGTGATCCTGAAGCTTATGGAGGGCAGGCTTGCACAGGGCCTGTCAACGGTGCAGGAGAGACACGGGCCACCGCAAACCGTGAGCGACATCTCAGATTCATTTAGGAATATAATGGTTCGTTGa